TCCATACTCATGTTGGAGTGTACTTGAGGAAAACTGAAGTGTTTGAGTAACATAGAAGTGAGGTGCCAGGATACTTAATGATTCTTTAATTAATGCTATGATTTCTCATGCACATGGAATTATTGTGTTTTTCTCGTttgtgcaagatatttaattggAAGAATGGGTTTCTTTGGACAGGGGAAAAGTGCCATTTCAGTCGATGATTCACTGAAAGTCATAGCCTGCAGGTGACTTTATGTCCATCTCAACGTTACAACTTTTAACCTTTATCTTATACTTATAGTGATTAAGTTTTCCTTTTCCATGTTTATGAACTAAAAGGTCTGGTTGTCAGGGAACAACAGAAGAAACTCTCAGCACTTCAGATGGAGCTCGCTGCTGCTAAGGAAGAGGGTTTTGTTGCAAAATATTATGGGATAGACAAGGCTAAGCCTAAAAAGAAGCCACTGGTTGTAATAGGCATTTTGACAAGTTTTGGACGCAGAAATAAGAGGGATGCAATCCGTAAGGCATGGATGGGACAAGGTAAAAGTGCAGTgtaatgttttttttcttcatgtTTCTTCAATCAAGGAggtgttttttttatatactgCGTTTTTCCTGGTAGAGATAAAGTGAACATTAATTGCTAACATGTTAATAGGAAATTTTCAAGTGGAATGTTGTAGCTGGTAAGGTCCTGATATTGGGGATTTGGGGTtagattttatgttttaaaCTATTGTGGAATTTATTGGTTTTGGAACTAAAACTAATAAGGCATATGGCTTTCTAATAAGAGGCTTGACATCTTAGGAATCTTACTGAGCATGCTTGCCTTTACCTGCAATTTTCTGTTGAAATCATGGTCCTTCTGCTTCTTGAATCATTTAACAAATAGAATAATGGATGGATATAAATtatattcctttttcaacactcttaattattttactttgctgattatttttgtaTCTCTTCCTTTGGGACATGGTGATTTCTTGCTTAATATTTTCTAGGCTAATAATATGCTGTTATGTTGTTATCTGTTATAGGTGCTGCTTTGAATAAGATGGAGAGTGAGAAGGGCATTGTTACTCGGTTTGTCATTGGAAGAAGGTGTTCACATACTCGGTTCTTCTTTCCTTTCCTGTTTTTTTCCTTGGTTGATTTCTCAGTTTTGGTAaagcttgattttttttttattcgcaGCGAAAATCATGGGGATAGTCTAGACTTGGAGATTGACATTGAGAACAGACAGAACAATGATTTCATTGTCCTTGTATGTATCTGACATTTTGAAACTTATTTAAACTCCTTTTCTACTCCCTTTATGTTTGATTTATTCTGATGTCCTGCTTCTGGACGTACCACTCTGAAATGTAGTTTACCTCCTTCATAAATCATCAGAATTTAGAGTGGATTTGCAGGGGGTAGTTGTAGTAAATTGATAAAATTTATTGAGACACTAATGAGGATGTTGCTCTGTCATAACGACAAGGATCCATCTCGGTAGCAACATACCTGGAAAAGGTGGCAATTTCTGCTAGCTTTAACATAGAAGCACTTATAGGATACTGTTTAATGCTATAGATGCTTTAGGAAGCAGAGGTAGCAACTAGCAAAGAATACAAAGGACTATGCCCTGTAGTAAACATTGTTTCTTCTATGTCTTATTAAGGCCATTCTTGGAATTAAAGAATTGAAACAGGGGATAATAGATTAAGGGTAACATGGGGCAGGGGAGCCTAATATCTCCATTTGGGGTGATCTATCACCCTTTTCAGCATTTTACTTAACAGTTTACCTCCTGTAGTAGTTTCATAATAAATATTACCCCTTATTAATTCTTTTGCTCCAAGCATGGCCTATGTAGCATATAAATTGTATATTTATGAATAACCTAGTTGCATATATTGAGTATTATATATTGATTTGGAGCTTTACACTTCCTGTTTATAGAAAGATCACGTGGAGACTTCTAAACAGCTACCAAAAAAGACAATGTTTTACTTTGCTCATGTTGCTGATAACTGGGAAGCAGAGTTTTACGCAAAGGTCAACGATGATGTTTATGTAAATGTTGGTAAGTAACTATTCCGTAATTAGTACAAATGAAATCCCCCAACATGTGTTAGAATGTGTCtgttaaagttgtagtttttttattattttacagTGCTAAATTTGTTTTACTGAATTGCACATTGGTTCTATTTTTAACTTGGACCTTTGTTCGCTCTTCATTGATTATGCATGCCCTATGTTATAGGTTTGAAAGATCTAAGAGATTTAAACTCGTGATCCCTTGTAGGTTATAACCTACGGAGTGACACTCTGTTTTAATGGTGAAATTGAAAATACACgttttcgttttattttttattcttcttttaATAGCTCTTTCTCTGATGTTATTATTGGCACATTGTATCAAAAAAAGTACGAAAGTAACTTTTCACATGATGAGCTTTCTTCTCTATAAATCTATAGTCTTGTTAAACTTGTTGAATGATTTGTTTTATAAACTTATGATATTTCTGAACAAATGGAAAATATTACCATCTTAGATTGTTTCAGTCCTCTAAATTACTCATAGATATTACCGAAACTTGCCCTGGATCTTGCAATCGTTACATTTTAATGAAGGACACTTTCTTCTTTACAGATGCACTGGGAAATACTCTTGCAGCTCATGTGGATAAGCCTCGTGTATATATGGGATGTATGAAGTCTGGTGAAGTTTTCTCTGAACCGTGAGTAAAACCACAAGCATAGAATGATGAAAGATGAACTATGTGAATGTAACTTTATTTTAAGATTTCATCAATGCTTGTCCTTCCAGGAATCAGAAATGGTATGAGCCAGAGTGGTGGAAATTTGGTGACGGGAAATCGTAAGTACAGAAAATAACTCTATTTCTTAGCTTGATTAGCTGGTTTGCATTCTGAAGAAAAAAGGGAACTTAATTGCCTCTCGATTATCCGGCACTAAAGCTTAGCTTCCATTTCACTTCTTTCACTGTGAAGATTGgctataattttttttcctccTCAGTTTTTTACCATGCATGTGACATTATTTGTGTTTTATCATCTTGTGTAGACACTGTTTCTTGTTTCACCAGAATTGAAACGTTTCTTTTTCTGGCTATAGAATTTGAACATTTCTTTTCTTACCAAAATCCCTAATACATTTCCAATTGTttgatttaaaaataaaataaaattgtgtaGCAGTGTCCCTAATCATTATCGTAGAGGTCATGGCCAGAAACATGCTATCCCTTGACCCCCTTGATTTTGATTCCTTGCCTTCACAAATTATACTGTTGGTTCACGTTGGCTTTTCCTCATGCTTCTCATCTTGTGTCCAAACAGGTACTTTCGCCATGCTTCAGGTAAAATATTTGTCGTATCACAAGCGCTGGCAAAATTTGTCTCAATAAATAGGTGAGCTTGTTTTGAGGATACACAATCTTTCATACAACATTTTCTGTCTATTACATTTGTAAATATGTTTTCTTAGTGCATAGCTTTTATTGGCCTTTATTTTACTGACTTTGCAGATCTAAGCTCCGAACTTACGCACATGATGATGTCAGTGTTGGATCCTGGTTTATTGGGCTTGATGTCAGTCACATTAACGAAAGAAAGTTTTGCTGTTCGTCGTGGGCATCAGGTCAGTCTCTTTTTAGCTCTCTTACACTGCATATGTTTGACAATTATGCTTGCGATTTAGTTTGATACAAAGGTCTTGGTATACCATCAACGACCTGGTATTTTTACTACGTTCTCAATCAAATGCTTGCAATATCAGTATTTCTATGGTTTTATGTCATTGTACGTTTAAAAGCTGTTCAGAATCTAAGAATCCTCAGATATGTACTGGAGTAATGTTTATGGAAAACAATAGATCTCAAAAACACTTGACCCTGTTTGGtaattggctgttggctgtttTACTTGGCTTGTTTGACTGGCTGTTTGTGTTGGCTTTTTATGTTGGATGTTTGATTGTGGACTTTACTTTCtaaaaatgtgtttggtaaaGTTGGTTGTTGACTACTAGTTGTTGCATAAAATGTACTTAGTAAAATGAACAACCAACAGCCAATGTAAAAAAGCTACTCTTACTAGCTTTTGGATTTTGGCGGAAAAGCCGGTTTTTTTGCCAAGGAAAAAGCTAACTTACCAAACCATATTGGCTGTTTGACCATATGAAAAAACCAAAAGCCAAAGCAAATGAAAAAGCCAACAAAAAAGCCAATAAATCAAGCCCAAGAACTCATCAGGTGTAAGGTCATCTTGACCTCTAGACCAAGTCAGTGGTGCGATCCACAATAGCTGCTGTTGTTTTCTTAGTTCATGATGCAGCAATTGGAATACTGATAGTCAGATTAGTTTTCATTTGCATTTTGGACTTTTCAATAAGAGCCTCTATTTTATTTGGTACATACTTCCAGTTGAAAGTCTCTTATTGTTACTGAACAAAGTTTCTGTGTATCAGGAGCTATTTGTGCAGGAGTCCAATGAAAACTTCTTATGCCGCAAGAGAACGTCATCTTTCTTTTTGAGAGTCATGCCCGGATGCCATATACGATACGCTGAATCTAACCTTGCCTTATTTTATAAACGGGTAGGAATAGTTTACACTTAACACACATCTTGTTTATACCGACAAAACTGATGTTAAGATTGTGTTCTTTTGTCTTTCGAGACAGGACAGTTCTAAAGGAAATAAGTTACCATTACCTTATACTTCCTATTAGACGCAACACTCCTTATTTACGGTATAAATTCCTTGTATAAAAGTCCATTGTCCTTGTAAGTACTTAGGTACTTCCTATATAATGTGAGGTTGGACATTTATCCTTCCTCCGCATAAAAAGGGTTTTATTTCAACGAGAGTAGACTACTCCCACATTACTTTTTACGAGCATTTGAATGCCTCGACTTTCAGGATGATTTTCATGATATCAACATTGTATCTTCCCTAAATGCTTTCACTAGCCAGTAGCCACAAAAAAGGGCAGAAAAATACAGACATCTATGCGAAGATATGGAGACATGGAGTATACAACTTTCATATGCACGGAAACAGTCAGCAAGATGGAGAGTTTAATTCTCATTAAGTAGGTAGCAAACAGAAATGAAAGAGTTTGTATTTAAAACGACGAGATAAAACTCAGTACTTATGCAagattgaactgaactgaattgaatttCCCTGAAATTCAACCAAATAGAACAAGGCCTAACAAGGGGCATTGCTAGTTTGTTGCCGAGATAACGCTTTATTGGATAGATACAGAGTAATAACatgaaaaagaaaggaaaaaaaacactTCTTGTACAACCACTACACTCGAGCGACATAATGTATATTTATACACATACAATATCATGATAAAAGAAAGATCCCTTTTTGGTTTACAAGAGCAATAAGCCAGATGGGAGATGTTGCATCAACATTCAACAGCAAGTTAAGACTACTTTGTACATCAGAAAAGCAGGGTATAAATGGCCaaaaaccacaagaatccccTTGTCAACAATATTAAGGGAGAAATTTGCAAGACGCGAAGAGACTCTCTATGATGAACTATTCAGGAAATGAGCTAAAGCTTTATCTGTGTCATTGTCATGCATAAGAAGAGCTTCAGCGACGTTGTTGGAAGGGAACCCCATTTCTCGAAGGAGGGTGAAACCATTCACAAACTCTCGAACCTACAACAAGTgcccaggaaaaaaaaaaaaaaaaagaaaaaaaaagaacagtAAGTTCTAGCAATGGCCTGAGCAGATAGTGAAATGCAAAGACATCATCTAAAcccaagaagaaaaaaaagggaaattgaGGGGGGAGCGGTGGTGGAGGATAAGAACATCATGATTCAATTTCTACAGACTTGAACATCATGATTCAATTTGTCAAactaagaaaatacaaaaatacagtGCTCACATCGTTTCTAATAGACAGCAGGTActggagtactccctccgtatttaactaaaagatacactttgaccgacacgtattttaggagagtgagttgaatttattaaaataagatgaaattgggtagtgggtgaattatttattgtagtaAAAATACGATGTGAGTGAGTGCAGGGACCACAAGAATGAGAGAAATATTaatgccaaaaaaggaaaatgtatCTTTTATTTAAATGCGGCCGATTATAGAAAgtgtatttttaaattaattacgaAGGGAGTACAAGTTTGCAGGAACCTAATCCCTAAGAAGCGGACAAAAAAATGAGACCCCCCATAATAACTAGATCGTATTAACTAAGCATGTGTAAAGGATGCCAAACCTACTCCTTGCCAACACACTTTGGGGGGTACGGGGTTTATTACTACATTAGAAGTGAAGTGCAATGGTGCATGACATAGTGAGTTAAGGGGGCAAAAAGGGAACTTCACTGCAAATAATAAAAATCCGGCACAAACCTTAGTAGGGTTGTCCCCAAACGTCGCAACAGCCAAAGGAACAGCT
This genomic stretch from Spinacia oleracea cultivar Varoflay chromosome 3, BTI_SOV_V1, whole genome shotgun sequence harbors:
- the LOC110779919 gene encoding hydroxyproline O-galactosyltransferase HPGT1 isoform X2; the encoded protein is MSPEDCGRMHKIGFILSMSLTEFQGKSAISVDDSLKVIACREQQKKLSALQMELAAAKEEGFVAKYYGIDKAKPKKKPLVVIGILTSFGRRNKRDAIRKAWMGQGAALNKMESEKGIVTRFVIGRSENHGDSLDLEIDIENRQNNDFIVLKDHVETSKQLPKKTMFYFAHVADNWEAEFYAKVNDDVYVNVDALGNTLAAHVDKPRVYMGCMKSGEVFSEPNQKWYEPEWWKFGDGKSYFRHASGKIFVVSQALAKFVSINRSKLRTYAHDDVSVGSWFIGLDVSHINERKFCCSSWASGAICAGVQ
- the LOC110779919 gene encoding hydroxyproline O-galactosyltransferase HPGT1 isoform X1 is translated as MQRKGSSQRLSSGSSNTLLRSRISSLMLTMFATIASLYVAGRLWQDAQNRVYIINELDRISGQGKSAISVDDSLKVIACREQQKKLSALQMELAAAKEEGFVAKYYGIDKAKPKKKPLVVIGILTSFGRRNKRDAIRKAWMGQGAALNKMESEKGIVTRFVIGRSENHGDSLDLEIDIENRQNNDFIVLKDHVETSKQLPKKTMFYFAHVADNWEAEFYAKVNDDVYVNVDALGNTLAAHVDKPRVYMGCMKSGEVFSEPNQKWYEPEWWKFGDGKSYFRHASGKIFVVSQALAKFVSINRSKLRTYAHDDVSVGSWFIGLDVSHINERKFCCSSWASGAICAGVQ